From a single Pempheris klunzingeri isolate RE-2024b chromosome 2, fPemKlu1.hap1, whole genome shotgun sequence genomic region:
- the prr13 gene encoding proline-rich protein 13, translated as MWPNQGPPPPVGPSNPAYPPGYNPAYPPVPPPGAFPQPPNPAYPGQYPAGVTPAMVPNAPPGVMPYGAPGPHPYPMAPGGYPAVPPAGIHPGPYPHSPKGGHHKGHHHGGLKPMGGALAGGLAGMGMGLVGHKSHKKMKKKMKKAHKHGHHKHGKSSSSSSSSSSD; from the exons ATGTGGCCAAATCAAG GTCCGCCCCCTCCAGTGGGCCCGTCTAACCCTGCATACCCTCCTGGCTACAATCCTGCATATCCTCCTGTACCTCCACCAGGAGCCTTCCCCCAGCCTCCAAATCCAGCGTACCCTGGCCAATACCCAGCTGGTGTGACCCCAGCCATGGTACCAAACGCACCTCCGGGGGTGATGCCTTATGGAGCTCCAGGACCTCATCCTTATCCAATGGCTCCAGGAGGGTATCCAGCAGTCCCTCCTGCAGGCATTCACCCTGGTCCATACCCACACTCTCCAAAAGGGGGTCACCACAAAGGTCATCATCATGGCGGGCTAAAGCCCATGGGTGGGGCGTTAGCCGGAGGATTGGCGGGAATGGGAATGGGATTGGTTGGACATAAATCCcacaaaaagatgaagaaaaagatgaagaaagcgCATAAGCATGGGCACCACAAACATGGCAAG
- the LOC139219475 gene encoding cell division cycle-associated protein 7-like: protein MAGASGKHCATKKPTLALADVFKDHSEDERSFYGFSDSEVSDHCEKNSHWGDEDEDEDEAQTELSPKKLKDTSKPSSGAQPFKLRVALRSNPRTQQSSGDEEAEEEEKRTKKRGAKKVGNTSRAKRMRHVKFEDEEIAVAQQPLSEERGSDLAEDEVDSFLAKRQQNIKANKAMLAQLMADLQKMPGGAGILKKEAGKRKTKERSSRPPRSGAAEGESRRNPERASRRQTRSMRGAEDPSAPKEEEVELTLEEELLEVRRAPRQRGAPRPTQSKPHFIRPVEDITEDEIQLVADNMTEKVYNRVTGSTCHQCRQKTIDTKTCCRSEDCRGIQGQFCGPCLRNRYGEDVKKALLDPEWKCPPCRGICNCSFCRQRDGRCPTGILFPLAQYHGFSDVHSYLSSLRNKLKNEDNDVEM from the exons ATG GCAGGAGCTTCAGGGAAACACTGCGCCACCAAAAAACCAACATTAGCGTTAGCTGATGTGTTCAAGGACCACTCTGAAGACGAGCGGTCTTTTTACGGGTTTTCTGACAGCGAAGTCAGCGACCACTGCGAGAAA AATTCACATTGgggagatgaagatgaagatgaagatgaagccCAGACTGAACTTTCCCCCAAGAAACTTAAAGACACATCTAAACCATCCTCTGGTGCCCAGCCCTTCAAGCTGAGGGTGGCTCTCCGCTCCAATCCCCGCACCCAGCAGTCCAGTGGtgatgaggaggcagaggaggaagaaaagaggacaaaaaagagGGGAGCGAAGAAGGTGGGAAATACCAGTCGCGCAAAGAGGATGAGACATGTTAAATTTGAGGATGAAGAGATCGCAGTGGCTCAGCAGCCTCTTTCTGAGGAGCGGGGATCCGATTTGGCAGAAGACGAAGTGGATTCTTTCCTGGCAAAGAGACAACAGAACATCAAGGCCAACAAAGCAATG TTGGCTCAGCTGATGGCCGACCTGCAGAAGATgccaggaggagctgggattCTGAAAAAAGAAGCAGGCAAACGgaagacaaaagagagaagtTCT CGTCCACCACGCTCTGGTGCAGCTGAAGGAGAGTCCAGGAGGAACCCAGAGCGCGCTTCTCGCAGACAGACCCGCTCTATGAGGGGTGCTGAGGATCCTTCAGCCCCAAAGGAGGAAGAAGTGGAGCTCACcttggaggaggagctgctggag GTACGCAGAGCTCCGCGGCAGCGTGGCGCCCCGCGGCCCACTCAGAGCAAACCTCATTTTATCCGTCCTGTGGAGGACATCACAGAGGATGAGATCCAGCTGGTCGCAGACAACATGACTGAGAAAGTCTACAACAGAGTCACA gGCTCCACGTGCCATCAGTGCCGTCAGAAAACGATTGACACGAAGACGTGCTGCCGCAGTGAGGACTGTCGGGGGATTCAGGGTCAGTTCTGTGGGCCGTGCCTGAGGAACAGATATGGAGAGGATGTCAAGAAGGCGCTGCTTGATCCG GAGTGGAAGTGCCCTCCCTGTCGCGGTATATGCAACTGCAGCTTCTGCCGCCAGCGCGATGGCCGCTGCCCAACCGGCATCCTGTTCCCGCTGGCTCAGTACCACGGCTTCTCTGACGTCCACTCCTACCTCAGCAG cCTCCGAAACAAACTGAAGAATGAGGACAATGATGTAGAGATGTGA
- the LOC139218516 gene encoding bone morphogenetic protein receptor type-2-like encodes MILQQWWLILAAECIFTCISSQSFLPKRRCAFQVTPGNNQYTTGGNVTGSVQLCENTQCCVGYYLLIDGQPEVDILACDRVEKSCPDATCKGQTHFTGHFIKCMCHTDLCNSKLTWTPELDKLTHSYSVDEIVKTAVITGALILLCFIIIAATCRSLHKEKNENPPLLDDYSVSPLCSCQTTKTSKIDIANIELQQIVGHGHFATVWQGEYQGSVVAVKVFSAGWKHKFTAEKEVYELPLMKHAGIVQFLGTGRKPDENSWLIVLQFAEYGSLHSFLSKHTTNWMMSLKLCQSLSQGLSYLHSDLHRHDVHKPPVAHRNLSSSSVLVRADGTCALCDFGCSTILRSCSGHRRLQSHTANVGRAQLSTLCYMSPEILEGSVNHSSTCGFMQGDIYALGLLLWEIWMRCSDLFEGGIVPQHLLPYESELGDNMTLENLILHVFHMDKRPSIPEQWKRLPQGSALQELLTDCWDYDAEARLTVQCVVDRLVSLQPFDSP; translated from the exons ATGATCCTGCAACAGTGGTGGCTGATTTTGGCTGCGG AATGCATCTTTACATGTATCTCCAGCCAGTCTTTTCTTCCGAAGAGACGGTGTGCCTTCCAAGTGACTCCGGGGAACAACCAATACACAACTGGTGGCAATGTGACCGGgtctgtgcagctctgtgagaaCACCCAATGCTGTGTGGGCTATTATCTGCTCATCGATGGCCAGCCAGAGGTTGATATCCTCG cttgtgATAGGGTTGAGAAGTCTTGTCCGGATGCAACCTGCAAGGGACAAACACACTTCACAGGTCACTTCATTAAGTGCATGTGCCACACAGACCTCTGCAACAGCAAGCTCACCTGGACTCCAGAGTTGGATAAACTCACCCATTCTTATTCTGTAG ATGAAATAGTGAAAACTGCTGTGATAACAGGAGCTTTGATACTGCTGTGCTTCATCATCATTGCTGCCACATGTAGAAGCCTCCATAAAGAGAAAA atGAGAATCCACCCCTCCTTGATGATTACAGTGTCTCACCACTATGTTCCTgccaaacaacaaaaacctcTAAGATTGACATTGCTAACATTGAACTACAGCAG ATTGTGGGCCATGGACATTTTGCAACTGTTTGGCAGGGTGAATACCAGGGATCTGTGGTGGCTGTGAAAGTTTTCTCTGCAGGCTGGAAACATAAATTTACTGCAGAGAAGGAGGTTTATGAGCTACCACTGATGAAGCATGCTGGGATTGTCCAATTCCTGGGCACCGGCAGGAAACCAGATGAAAACAGTTGGCTCATTGTCCTGCAATTTGCTGAATAT GGTTCTCTCCACTCCTTTCTGAGTAAACACACCACCAACTGGATGATGTCACTGAAATTGTGCCAGTCTTTATCGCAGGGACTTTCCTATCTCCACTCTGACCTTCACAGACATG ATGTGCATAAACCTCCTGTGGCCCACAGAAACTTAAGCAGCTCCAGTGTCCTTGTGAGAGCAGATGGTACCTGCGCCCTGTGTGATTTTGGGTGCTCCACCATCCTGCGCTCTTGTTCGGGACATCGTCGCTTGCAGAGCCACACAGCAAACGT GGGTCGTGCTCAGCTGAGCACGCTGTGCTACATGTCCCCGGAGATCCTGGAGGGCTCTGtaaaccacagcagcacctgTGGTTTCATGCAGGGGGACATCTATGCTTTGGGACTGCTGCTGTGGGAGATCTGGATGCGCTGCTCTGATTTATTTGAAG GTGGTATTGTGCCACAGCATCTGTTGCCTTATGAATCTGAGCTGGGAGATAACATGACACTGGAGAACCTCATCCTGCACGTGTTTCACATGGACAAAAGACCCTCCATACCTGAACAATGGAAACGGCTACCACAG GGATCTGCACTGCAGGAGCTCCTGACAGATTGTTGGGACTACGACGCCGAAGCCCGACTGACTGTTCAGTGTGTTGTGGACAGATTAGTCTCTCTACAGCCTTTTGACTCTCCataa